TTCAAACTGTTCTGCATATTTAAGACGAATAAGTAAATAGGAAGGACTCTTGGTTAGAAACGCGTAGAGTTGTTTGTGAGAGGGTAATCTTGTCCAACTCACACGAAAATATTGAATAGGTTGTATTAGGATCTCTTATTTGCAGTTGCAGACGATATTCACATCTTTACCAAAGCTGATATGCACAATATAACATGTATTCTtgataaccttaataattttggtAATTATTAGTAAGTTTTTGAATTTTAGTCGGTCTGGTGTTTACTTTAATAGTAAAATTAGTCCATTATTTAGAGTTTCAATGCCAGGATGAGCGTATAAGAGATATCAGACTACTAGATGAAATGGTTCGATATAAGTTTGGAGGACCTAATAATAATTAACTTTACTACTAGATGAATCCTTCTCCTAGAGATTCGAGATTTGATAATCTAACGGCAATGAACCCGCTAGCTTATATATGTGCCCTGCACTGTCGTGCGGGGTAGCATTAGCCTTCAATGGAAAGGAAAAATATGGCTAAAAACATGTTCTAAATATGACTCCATTCAGAAGCATTTTAGTTGGGGAAAGATGGTAGTCATAAAGGCATAAACTTAAGCGGGACTTGTTTGCCCTTTGGCAGTAAGATATGTTAACCAGTACGAAAACCGTCTCGTTGAAAAACTGGGGCATCATTAAACTCTTATCTTtaccaagaaaaaaaattaaagaaaaaaaatacggaAATGCTTTTCTCCGCCCCATACAACACCCTAGTCTGCGCCCAAGATGACATGAAATGCTTAGCTGTCCTAAATGAAAAAGTAGACTAAGCCACgtcttagtttttcttttttctctgaaaaataaGTTCTCTGAATCTTCTTCATCGTTAACAATAACCCCAGATTTCAAATGTCCATCTAAACCTTTGAAAATCAAATATTGCAAAACCATTAATTAGCCACTAGGGCGCAGTCTAGCATTGCCGAAAAAATAATAAACTCTTATCTTTACCTCTCTCAGCCAGTCAACATTTATCTTCtttcttatcaaaaacagtaaccctagaagctaggtttgagAAATATTCAATTGGGGTTATTTATCTAGGAACATCAATTGAATGAAGTTCAGGGATGAAATTGagtcagagaaaaaaaaaagcgtTTTAGTGAGTGGGTCCGCATTAAGTAACTTATAAAACACATTTTACTGAGTGGGTCCTCTTTAATGACAAATTGAaatgatttgtataaataggacATGATGATCTTCCACAttctttcctattttgtaatACGCTCTAAGATCCAATACAATATTCAGCTTCAATTCAGCTTAGATGAATCCCTGGCTAACTTTGATGAATCGATGGCTAACTGCAGAGTTATCCTTTTATCTGCGCTGCTTTTATTGTGTTTAGTTGCTTATGGTAGATTCAACATTATACTCTCCCAGGGTTTGGCATGCATCCGTTGTAGATAGAATCATACTAGCTAAGTTGTTTGTGTAATACCTGTCCAAAACTTTTAAGGATATTTAagagtaaaatggtcattttatttTAAAGgatattttgagaattcttttggAAATGTTTATCTTTTTATATTGtgctaattaagattaattaattgGGTGCATCTTAAAAATTTAATTAAGGTGTTTTGGTAAGTTCTTGTTTTTTTTCCTGTTGGCACTTGGCAGGGATTATAGTTTGCTAAAATGAACATTTCCTAAACCTATCAAACGGGTACGCCGGGCTTATTAATCATATAAgaataattaaaaataattagtAATGGTCTTTTTGTTGttattaaggatttctcattggttgatatttatctattgctACGTGTCAATTTGCTATTGGATATTGTGTCCATTAATAGAATTTCATATACATGAATTTAGTCTAGGATATACTGTTCATATCACTTTCGTAGGCCATAATTTATTCCCACTAGGAACATGTGGTTTTGAATTACAGGGTGTATTGGATCAGGATTTGTATGGATAAAAACATATAGTCGTTTGGCTGAATCTAGtggatttataatgtttcttAAATGAATCTTACAGATTCCTATAGATATACAATTTTGGATTATAATAGATAAGTTAAGATTAGTTCAGATTTACAAATTGCATCATatatttctttcaaaaaaaaaaaaccatcgatAAGTTGAGGTGGTGGGTGATGTGTGGAGGTTGGCAGtgatggtggttggtggtgaCTGTGGTGATTGTTTTCGGTGGTGGTAGTTGGTGGTCGATGGTGGTGATTAGTAATGGTTgttactggtggtggtggtggtcagtggtggtTGTTATTGGTGGTGATGCGGTGATTGGTGGTGGGTAGCATGAtgtgataaaaaataaaaaaattgtccaTAAGAATCCATCCATGAAACTCTTGCGGTATGGGTTGAAATTGATATAAGATAATAACATACATATTTTGTctacaaatatccataagaatccCCATGTATCTTGGCCCTCAACTATCCTAAGAAATCTTAAATgaattgaatacctaggatatACGTGGAATCCAAAACTATCCTAAATGAATATCATGGATATTTAATGATTCATTATAAATCCTAATCGAATACTTAGAAATCTTTAGGATTGTTAAATATCTATTTAAATTCTAATCCAATACGCCATGTTGGTGTAGTGTATATAGGTTTGGACGTGGCAACCAAACAATGGGTGTGAATTATATAGGATAATATTTGGGTTGACTAAATTACGTCACCGTTTAGCATTGAGGTTTTCTTAGGATAATATGAGACCCGCGGGAAGAAAACAAAAAGGTGGAAAACCTAGAAAATATGGGCGGCGCAAAATGAGATGAATAATATAGAAAAAGAGTGGTTCTCGTCTTCTTTTGGTGGAGAACATAGGACCCGAGAACTTGGTGACTATACTGTTTAGCTTTTGGTTTTCGCTTCTTGCAAGGGGAGTTGCTGGTTCATCTgctatttctttttattcttcgGGATTACTTCCTAACGATCGAGGTAAGTGCAACAGAAGAACAAATTGATTTTGGTTTCAGTTTTATTTGTGTTTGTATGATCTAATTATCATGATGATGTGTGGTTGTTAATATCAAAACTTCATAATTATTGAATATATTATTGATATGAATTGATTGCAAGATATTGTTATAAACATGATTATGAATGTAGGAGGGTCCTTGGGCATCAACCACTAAATATTCATGGTTGATAGGGTACGAAATATCCTTGGGATGGTTGTTTTTCCCTAAACCGCATGGGGCTCATTAGGAGTTGATGGTTGCCTCCTATATGATTGCTAAACCCATGTGGGGCTTCCTGGGACGAGCGGATTTTGGTGTGTTTATTTTTAAAAGGCTCTGTGTGACGAGCagattatttttatgtttatctTTAAACGGGCTCCCGAAATATGAACAGGATCCCAGAGGGCGAGCAATATTTAATGTTTTGTCAGGTAACTGTGGGTCTAATTGTTTGACCAGTTTATGTTCAAATTATTGTTTGatgaactacggtcgtgcttgatccctttgggTACGTAGGAAGCTGTTTAACGGTCCAGCATGTGCGATTATAACATAATATGTGAACCTTTTTTTTATCTTAATTAGTTTTCCTCGTAAGTTTGGAATTAAATTACGGTGACCAATTTAACTATATCGGGTCTTTAATTAGAATAattttggatattctaattattATTTATGCGTAAAATTCTAGTTCAAAGATGTAGTTAGTCTTAGATTTAAGGCTATAAAATATTGTACGATGTTGAGTTGACTGTTTATCATTTTAAATTCCTGATAGGTTTTGGTTTCATTCTTTAtgtaataaatttaaaacatctTAAGGGACATTCTTgtaaaaaatttagaattttctGAGCGGTAtacatatttttaaaataattatttgtaTCCGTGTTAAATACAACAAACATTTGGTAGTTGTAAATATCTCCTAAAGAACCTATTTTAAAATTATGATCCACTGATTTTTAGACCTTAGTGTCTTACGAGAAAATACACATCTACCTTTTATCTTTCTAAAATGACACACTGCATTCAATTATGAGTTACGTATGatttgatatgatttttctaaaacggagtttcatagttttgtttttctatagTGTCGGTCAACTACGAGTTTGATTGTGGTCTATGTATATTAAACTTTATTTAAAAATTCTATAAACTTTATGACCAATAGTGCTAGCAGTGTTAAATATCATAAACTTTGGGACTTGTGTGAAACCTGTAAAATTCTAGAAATCTACCTTGCCCTGTTATCGGTTTTACAATTTGGTGTTGAAACTGTTATTTATTAATTAAACCCTAAGACTTGAACGATGCTAATATTTTTATTTGAGAACCAAAATATGTTTTGTTTCCGGTTCTATGAAATTAGGTTAAATCAACGGTTAAATTTTTTTCTAAATAATTTTTTAAGTATTCCGCTGCGATTGAATTATTAAAACGAACATAAATTAATTAAGCCCAAATGAATTGCTTAATGATCTTGGACTTAGTAACTGGGCTTCGGCTATGATATCAACGTAGTATTTCGGGTTTTCGGGAATGGGATCTGGGTAAGATCCGGATCCTAAAATCGAGGTGTTACAGTTTGAACTACATAACGCTTCAATGATGGTAGCCTATGCAATTAATTGATATGGTTGATTTCTGTAATTCCAAGGAACAACGATGCTCTGTTAAAAGATAATAAGTCTTTTACATATTTAGTTGTTATGCATGGTGCATatcaatgaaatgaaatgaaatcctATTAATGCTGGATAAGGATTCGTTGTTAGTAACACTCAGTTGAGCTCTTGATTGTAGTAAGCATGAGTTAGGCCTGTTTTCTAGTCATGTATTTATTTAAGCAATGCAGACTACTCTGTATTTTCTACGTTTTCTTACTGGCTAATTTTTTTGAGCCATCCCTAGTTTATTTCATCATTTATTCATAGGCACGTATTTATTGTTTTGTAACGTGAGTGCGGAGGGAGTTGGAGAAATTGGGAAAATTTTGTAACGCCTTTTCTTCGAAAATGCCAAGTACCCCCACTTTCCTCCAACTAGCCTTACcatggattagagaagttgaccatttatttatttttgaaaactgttgaGTTTAAAATTGTGTATCATTTACTTTTCTCTTTCAAAGTTTTTCAATCCTTTTTACCAATCCTTTCCAAAGTCATCTTTTCCTATGTTCTTATAATGGCTATGGTACCAGTTCCAACTCGACCTGAaaagatttttgaattttatGAGATTCCGACCTGTTATGGTATAGAGGTTCGCTGGCCTTTCCCGTATAAGATTAACGTCTGTGATGTTAGAGATTTGAAGGAAGGAGAATTACTGATTCCAAAATCGCACTTGCAGtgtggattcgtgattcccatTTATCCATTTGTTTATAAGTTTCTGTATATTAAGAATCTTTCTCCCGCGGAGATGGTGTCGAAATTTTTTAATTACATGTCTACCATAATTTTTCGGAATCATTCTCTTCCTGAAGAAAGGAAGATAACTGTTGGGAAATTGTGTTCTTATTATGAAGTTCGAACCATCCCTGGTTCTTATCTAAAGAACATCTTTTGTACAAATCCGGAGTTATCCCTCAGCTTTGAAAATGAAAATCCAGATATGTTCAAAGAGTTGGATGGTACTAAGATTAATGATAAGTGCCCCCTCATCTTTTCAGGTCCATGGGAGCATGGTATTCGAACAACTGAGACTTTGAAGCTGAAAGCCTTTCCTTTTCATCGTGAGTTTTTAGTAATACTTTATTTTTGAGCGTAAAAGAAGTATCCCATGTCTTCTGATTATTCATTCTTTCTCATTTATTGTAGATAAAAAAATATCAATGGAGCTCGGTTTTTCTTCCCAATCCAAAAGGAAAAGAGATAAAGTATCTTCCTCTAAGGTTCCATTCCAAAATCCTCCGGATTTCGACCCGAGTCCGTCTTTTCTGACCCTTTTCTCCTCATCTAAAAAGAAATGGGATTCTCCGGGTTTCGGTCCGGGTCCGGCTTCTCCAGTATGGCATAGCGACTCAGATGGTGCAACCGCACTAAAATTTGTACTAGACTCACCATCCTCTAGTCTTTCCGAGGTAGAGACTCGGATGGCATCAAAACTTGTCTCGGTAGGAATTTCTCCATTTCGTAAGACTTTCTTGCTTCGTCTGTGTTATCTATTAATTTTAACTGATTAGCTAAGTATTTTGTCAGTTAATGAACGAATTTGTTAGAGGGGTTCATTTTTCAAGGCAATTGCAGCAGAAAGCCGATGAAGCCCCTTCTGCACGTTCGATGTTGGcagttgataggtgtctaaaatacctaattttatatctattatttatgctgtctttgctattattcttgtgaactgcatctcttatgtttagttttgagttattaggtgcaatagaGTCTTTGGGAGCAAAAAAAGGAGAAATcatccatttggagcgaaaagagcaaaaagATCAATTGGCGGGCGAAATATATTTGGAGCCGGCTAGGTTGTGCAAGAAAGAGGTGATGAACAACCTGTCAGTTTCTCAAAACCGACAGTTAAGCAAGAAAGAATAGGCTGTCAGTTATctggaactgacaagccaaatatcACTTCAGTGGCCCTTATCATCACCCGTGGGGTGCCAATAACAGTCCCAACATTTCTAACCCTAAATCGAGAACATTacttcccaaatcattttctcTACCTGGGAGTAAATAGGCAGAGACAGAAAGGGAGGCAGCTCCAAATTGAGAGAGATTGGGAAGGAAATCGAGTTATTGTTGCTCGAATTGATGAGAGAGGCCAAATCGAAGATAAAATGGGGATGGCTACTGTTCTGTTCAACCGAGAGAAGAATCGGATTCAGGTGAAGATAGGGTTCGAGTCCAGGGTGATTGAGAACTGAGATTCAAATGATGAGTGAACTGTAAATGTCAAATTAGGAGATGGGTTTGGTGATTCTAGAGCCATGGAAGGCATTAGAAGACAGGGGTTGCTCTCAATTTCTCTTGAGGATACGAATTCATGAGATTCTGAAGTGGTTTGGTTGAGATGGTGGTGCTGAGATAGCAACATGGGTTTGATTGAAGAGTTTGTAAAGAATTAGAGCATGGGTCTGTGTTGGAATCGTTATTAGGGAGAAAGAATGATGATGGCTGCTGATGAATTTATTGAGTTGCTGGTGAAGACAGTAATGAAGGAGAAAGGAGGTCTGAAACTGTTGGATGATATGGATTTGATTCAGCTGTTGCCATGTATTTGTGCTTGGCAGAGAGATGCCTCGAAATTGAAGCTGCAGCTAATGGTATCAAAGATGATGAATGAATGAGTATCTGTCAGTAACTGGATTTCAGATGAGTGAAGTACTGAATTTGGTCAAGAAGAGGTGATATCGGGATGGTTTCACTGAGAAGAACACAGAGGAGATGGCTGGAAGGTGAATGTGCAGGATAGGAGACTGGTGGCTGTAGTGTGCAGAATGATGCTGTTGCAAATGAGCTGAGCAGATCTTGGAGCTGAAATGGGTGCTAAAGCTGGTACTTGTGTGTATGACTGAGATAATGGAGCTGGTACTTCAGAGTTGATGGTGCTGAAGGAAATGGAGAATGGCTCAAGCAGTGAAAGATTGCAGAGGAATGAAGCTGGATTTGTTTGTGGCAGTTGAGATTGGTTCGAATATGGTGTTGTTGGTGTTGAAAGACAACAAAGAAGACCTGAGATAGAGAAGAAATGTGCCTAATGGGTATCGCGTGCGAGTGAAATGAAGTTAGTTCTGTGATGCACAATGGTTGAGAATTGCAGAATAAGCTTATGCAGCTGGTGAATAATATTACAAGGGAAGCCAGAACATGGTACCAGAACATGGTGGTGTTGTATTCTTGGTGGTTTCTGGTAGAGCTGTAGGCTGGAATTGCAGTTGGATGAGGTTCTGGTTGTGCTCGAATTGGTGATGCTGCAACAGAAGGAAGATTACTAGTAAAGATGGAATGGTTCTGGCGGTATTTTCAGCTGTACAGGTCATGGTGATGGCAGAGACTGAAGATGGATTGTGCTGCATTGATTTCGTGTTTCTCAGCAAGAGATGAAAGTGGTGAAGCTAAGAAGGGAAGGAAGGAATTGATACTGAGGTTCACAAGTGGCTGGAACTGATGGTTGTTGATCAACGAGAAGCAATTGCAATTGATGGGTATTATGGAATGGAAGTATATGAGCTGAAGGCTGAGTGCCAGCAGTGACTTTGGCGTGAAGTGAAACTGGTTTTGTAGTATGTATATGAATGAATGAATATTAATCGATAGATGTATGCTTGTTAGGTTGCGAGGAAATGGAGCTGTGCTACCAGTTTGGTCGAGATTTGAGCTGAACTGAAATGGGTTGTTGGTTTGAGGCAGCAGTGAAGTTGTTGGTGTATGTTTACAAAGGATTCTGAGAAGCAGCAGATGAATTGAAACTGGTTTACAGTGGAGATGTTATAGAGTTGGAGGAGCAAAAAAAGCCGAATTGGAGCAATAAGGTATTGTGTTTGGTATACAGGGAGATGGTGCTGCTGTTGCACCTAGAAGACTGAGAAGTTTGTGCAAGTGATGCAGTTACAGAGCCATAGTGTGCAGCTGGTGCCGAGAAGAACTGAAATGGAGTCAGTGGAAAGTGATAGAGCTTACAGGGAAATGGTTGATGCTGGGCTATGGTTGAGCTGAGGATGTTGGTGCCTGAAGCTGGAGGAATTTATGCAAACTGTGACGAGCATATGGAACTGAGCTGGAGGAAGTGATATTGAAGCTGCACTGTTGTGAAGGGTGTAGGTGAATTGAAGCTCAAACTAAGGTAGAACTGGTGATTGTCATGGGTGCATTGGTTGTATTGCAGAGTATTGGACTGAGAAGTTGCAAGATGGCTGAGCTGAATTGCAGGTAGATGGACTGATaatggtggtaatgaattgatcAATGGAATAGGCTGTGAGTTGCATCTGTGACTGAATGGAATTGGGTAGAGCTGAGATGTTGGAAGCTGGAGCATTGGTAGTTTTGGATAGTGAATAGCATGGCCTGAAGTAGAGTTTGTAATTGGCTGAGGAAGGAATGGGAAGAGCAGATGAATGTTGGGAGTTGAAACTGTGTAGAGAATAATGGCCGGAATCGGCTGGGAACTTATCAGAAACAGTCAAAACTCGTCGGGGATCGGTTACGACCGAGTCGACTCAGTGATCCAGAGATGGCTTGGTTGGACGTGGACCTGCTCTCACTGGGCTTCACTCGGGTGTGTGACCAAGGCAGAGACTATATAAAAGGGATATCTCTTTACACATGAGGGGGCTTGAATATCTCATCTTCTTCTACTttggttctagggtttagaacatgatggcttttctattccttcttgtgatgaactcctttaacatgagtacttaattttatcattgatttaaggaataagttggatttccaaatatgggtttttatgcaatgaattagttttgtctccatattatcgtttatgattcaccattaatattgttacatgatttgaatgtttgtttggttgagtttaGAATCAatcgagtttgttttcatctctattgctagattaggatttattatacgcaaaagtgatagattcctgatgacaagtagcataattgtgattattgcttgcagtgatacatcctagtagtcacaagtgagtcataacctttgttaaatcggattagtgcttttacacgttcgattgctttgattggcctgatttcatagagcTTAATGCATCTAGGAAATTAaatttgattagtgcttttacacgttaggttgttctctaagatataattcatattcgcatcttttaatgtgtttgttgacgacaagaggagatttgcgggatatacttgcgatcaaggtatcttacggcctttgataaaagagagattaaatatcaattctagttattgttaaaaagcatgtttgtgaatgaagatgaatccttaaccaatatctgcgctatttgatttgcttgcttatttctttgttttgtttttattttattttagtatataaaaaatcacaaaaccccccattggtatttataggaaaccgaaacaatttgacaaccttagtcctgtctgtgggaatgatcctttcttgcccttgttatatttatattttgagtagtaagaaagtgtaatttatttttgaggcatacgacagcgatcagcaGCTAGGCTGGAGATGGAAAGATCCAACAGCTTGAGTTTAACTCGTCAGGTTGCAGATCTTAGCGCCAAATGTAGGCAGCTTGAGCCAAATGAAAAGCTTCTGGAGGATAAAATTGTGCAGCTCAATCAACAGCTTAAGAATGCTTGTGATCAGCTTGCTTTGACCGAATCTCTCCCCTATTCTACTGAAATCGGCGCTAGCTCTCGTCGCGATGCTATCAACACCGTTGCCGTTGATACAGGTAGAGGCAAGTCGATTCCTAGTGATAGTGATTCATATCAGTCCACCGAGTATTCTGAGTGAAACCTTATTATTTGCCTTGATTTTCTCAGACGTCTGTTTTAATTTCATTCCATTAGAGAAAGAGAGATCGGGCCTTGTCTATTTTGGATTTTCATTATCTAATGTATAAATGTAAGAACGAAAATGGAGATAATCTAGACCGAAAGTTTATGCATACACCGGTTTTATGAAAAAATTGTCATTCTGAGAATATCCAGCTTCTCACTTCGCTCTGTTAAGTTGCGGTACGCCGGTATCATTGCCTCCTTCCACTACCTGACCTAGTCATTCTAAATACGGTGCAATGTAAACACTCGCTTTTTGACATTGCATCCAGACAATACTTTTCTCAACTCCGAGGTCCTTGCTTAGTAAAGTTTGACCTTACTTTATAGGCATCTTATTTCCTTTTTTTGTTGGAATCAACATTTGGGTGTTTATCTAGTGTATCTTTCTCAGATTTTTATCTGGTACATATATCTTGTTTCAGGTCTCACCATTTTATCAGACTTAACTCAAACCCTGTTACTGTTTATGTGTTTTGATTGTCAGATTAGATTAGAAATCGAAAATGATGATTTTCAGGGATGCCGGCCTTAGGATGTAGGTGTTAGTCGGAAGGGTCGTACCATAAAGATCATGCCCACCAGGGCCAGCCCTGAAATATTGCTGCCTCGAAGAGGCGGTAAAATTGTTGCACCAGTACATTAAGCATGTTTAAGACCGTCCGTATTCATATTTGTAAAACGTTAAGATAATCCAATTTTCCAATCTATCTAAGTTCTAGAGTTCAATTATTTCAAAGTAAAAACATACATGTTGCAACAACCAAAACATAATCCATCATATCGATCAATCGCTAGTGAAGAAATGCACTACTTCATACTGATGGTTCAAATGACACGAACGGAGTAATTCATACATTAAGAAAAAGTATTAATAAGAAACAGATAAACACACCAAAATTTAATCTTTTTCCGATGCGTCTAACCAAAAAGAAACCATGAATTGATTTTTCTATTATGGATATTGCTCGAGAATACAAGAACGTCTAAAAGACAACAATTGTAGAACCAACGAGAGGATTCTATAGTTGAATTAGACTCCTGAAAACATTAACTATATAAAGAATGGGAGCGGATCGGTGAACAAAAGGGTTCGACAAAGGAAAATGACAAATCATCGCAGCCATCATGTTCTTTATATCCAAGGGTTCATATTAAATATGATGTGGAATCTTTACGGCTCAAGCTTAAGCCGAgccagatttttatttttattttctcaaaacgTATCCTCATAATCTGATCTTATCAATCTCAAGTACGTCGGTAGTTATCTTTCTTTTCCATGTAGAAATCTCTTGGTTTTTGTTACCGATGGTATAGA
The nucleotide sequence above comes from Papaver somniferum cultivar HN1 chromosome 8, ASM357369v1, whole genome shotgun sequence. Encoded proteins:
- the LOC113301946 gene encoding uncharacterized protein LOC113301946 yields the protein MELGFSSQSKRKRDKVSSSKVPFQNPPDFDPSPSFLTLFSSSKKKWDSPGFGPGPASPVWHSDSDGATALKFVLDSPSSSLSEVETRMASKLVSLMNEFVRGVHFSRQLQQKADEAPSARSMLAVDRCNRVFGSKKRRNHPFGAKRAKRSIGGRNIFGAG